A part of Helicobacter himalayensis genomic DNA contains:
- a CDS encoding LutC/YkgG family protein produces the protein MNNTANTARDEILSRLRTSISKNTHIPNHAPCFEGAIKMGGALLETFKTNHSNNKGIIVESTKENLPATIAEILRENEAKEVLYNVDIDVDSSTLSASVSATSGTNLVPYTKSVDEIRSQLFSIDTSIVQARCGVADLGILCLSANKDAPRLSSLITNTCIYLLPKENIVHHIFAGIEFAKSYERARSGDSNYLPTNIIFVAGPSRTADIELITVFGVHGPRKTYVVLY, from the coding sequence ATGAATAACACAGCAAATACCGCAAGAGACGAGATTCTAAGTAGGTTAAGAACTTCTATTAGTAAAAATACGCATATCCCAAACCACGCGCCGTGCTTTGAGGGCGCGATAAAAATGGGGGGTGCATTGCTTGAGACTTTTAAGACAAATCACAGCAACAATAAGGGCATTATCGTAGAATCTACAAAAGAAAATCTGCCCGCCACGATTGCAGAGATTTTGCGCGAAAATGAGGCAAAAGAAGTGCTTTATAATGTTGATATTGATGTGGATTCAAGCACGCTTAGCGCGAGTGTGAGTGCTACAAGTGGCACAAATCTCGTGCCTTACACAAAAAGCGTTGATGAAATCCGCTCGCAACTTTTTTCCATCGATACTTCCATCGTGCAAGCGCGTTGTGGGGTTGCGGATTTGGGGATTTTATGCCTTAGCGCAAACAAGGACGCTCCACGCCTAAGCTCGCTTATTACTAACACTTGCATTTATTTGCTTCCAAAAGAAAATATCGTTCATCATATTTTTGCTGGAATTGAATTTGCAAAAAGCTATGAGCGTGCGCGTAGCGGAGATTCTAATTATCTGCCGACAAATATTATTTTTGTCGCTGGACCTTCGCGCACAGCGGATATTGAGCTTATCACCGTTTTTGGTGTGCATGGACCGCGCAAAACTTATGTTGTGTTGTATTAG
- a CDS encoding fumarate hydratase — translation MKEVQCQDITQAVAKLAIEACCVQTDDIKRAFKKARDSETSPLGKNILDTLIENGKIAQENMMPICQDTGMLVVFVDVGQDVHIVGGYLEDAINEGVKKGYTEGYLRKSVVSEPLFERKNTTNNAPAVIHTRIIPGDKIHIQVAPKGFGSENKSILKMLVPADGIEGVKKVFLEAVKLAGPNACPPMVIGVGIGGTMEKAALLAKKAAVRETDSKNPDPRYAKLEDELLEMANATGVGPQGLGGITTAFKVNVEWYPTHIAGLPVAININCHAARHCDIEL, via the coding sequence ATGAAAGAGGTGCAATGCCAAGACATTACGCAAGCAGTCGCAAAACTCGCGATTGAAGCCTGTTGTGTGCAAACAGATGATATAAAAAGAGCATTTAAAAAAGCTAGAGATTCTGAAACTTCACCTTTGGGGAAAAATATCCTTGACACGCTTATCGAAAATGGCAAAATCGCACAGGAAAATATGATGCCAATCTGCCAAGATACGGGTATGCTGGTGGTTTTTGTCGATGTGGGACAAGATGTGCATATTGTGGGCGGTTACCTAGAAGATGCAATTAATGAAGGTGTGAAAAAAGGCTACACAGAGGGCTATTTGCGAAAATCTGTCGTAAGCGAGCCACTTTTTGAGCGCAAAAACACTACAAATAACGCACCCGCAGTAATTCACACAAGAATAATCCCGGGGGATAAAATCCATATCCAAGTTGCGCCAAAAGGCTTTGGTAGCGAGAACAAAAGCATTTTGAAAATGCTCGTGCCAGCTGATGGTATTGAAGGGGTAAAAAAGGTGTTTTTAGAAGCTGTCAAATTAGCCGGACCAAACGCCTGTCCGCCGATGGTTATAGGCGTAGGCATAGGCGGAACAATGGAAAAAGCCGCGCTTTTAGCCAAAAAGGCAGCTGTACGTGAGACAGATTCTAAAAATCCAGACCCACGCTATGCAAAACTAGAAGATGAATTGCTAGAAATGGCAAATGCCACAGGCGTGGGACCGCAGGGCTTAGGCGGGATTACCACAGCATTTAAGGTAAATGTAGAATGGTATCCAACACATATCGCAGGACTTCCCGTAGCAATCAATATCAACTGCCACGCAGCGCGTCACTGCGACATAGAACTATAA
- a CDS encoding (Fe-S)-binding protein yields MQEQKKVYFFSTCIGAATCSNTCINAIKLLQKEGVEVIFKKDQTCCGQPTFNSGYYEETKKIALHTMELFKQDIPIVLPSGSCTGMLRIDYLELFKNTEYEERARKFCSRIYELSEYLIKIGASYEDKGAPVSITWHSNCHALRVAKCVDSAKTLLRSLKNVELIELEREEECCGFGGTFSVKEPEISNIMVSRKIEDIKARNVEYIIAGDAGCGLNISGAMKKQGVGVKYMHLYDFLATRIGIADSK; encoded by the coding sequence ATGCAAGAACAAAAAAAAGTGTATTTTTTCTCCACCTGTATTGGTGCTGCGACGTGTTCGAATACCTGCATAAATGCTATTAAGCTTTTGCAAAAGGAAGGTGTTGAAGTCATTTTCAAAAAAGACCAAACCTGTTGCGGACAACCCACTTTCAACTCTGGCTATTATGAGGAAACCAAAAAAATCGCCCTGCATACTATGGAACTTTTCAAACAAGATATTCCTATTGTTCTGCCAAGTGGTTCATGCACCGGAATGCTAAGGATTGATTATCTTGAGCTTTTTAAGAACACGGAATACGAGGAGCGCGCGCGCAAGTTTTGCTCTCGAATCTATGAGTTAAGCGAATATCTCATCAAAATCGGCGCAAGCTACGAAGACAAGGGCGCACCTGTTTCTATCACTTGGCATAGCAATTGCCACGCACTGCGCGTTGCAAAATGTGTAGATTCTGCAAAAACACTTTTAAGAAGTTTGAAAAATGTGGAGCTTATCGAGTTAGAGCGTGAAGAGGAATGTTGCGGTTTTGGTGGGACATTTAGTGTCAAAGAACCTGAAATTTCAAACATAATGGTAAGTCGCAAAATCGAAGACATAAAAGCGCGCAACGTGGAATATATAATCGCCGGCGATGCAGGTTGTGGGCTTAATATCAGCGGTGCGATGAAAAAACAAGGTGTAGGTGTAAAATATATGCACCTATACGACTTCCTTGCCACGCGCATTGGTATTGCGGATTCTAAGTAG
- a CDS encoding tetratricopeptide repeat protein, with the protein MKHCIYAVLLCVFANVLTASDKEARNELNKGNVKRALQLFAQSCDNGDVSSCYELGILYSDGENIKQDYHKSVSYYESACNAGYLPACNNLGVLFFQGFGVRQDYQRSLELYDMSCQRGNADACNNLGVMFENGYGIEKKDPVQAGLYYTDACIGKSPKGCYNLAVLAMEGKGVKKDKNMGKEYFGLSCDFGYQLGCDKYKQLNLK; encoded by the coding sequence ATGAAACATTGTATTTATGCAGTGCTTTTATGCGTCTTTGCAAATGTGCTAACGGCTAGCGATAAAGAAGCGCGCAATGAGCTTAATAAGGGAAATGTAAAACGTGCATTGCAACTTTTTGCGCAAAGCTGTGATAATGGCGATGTGTCCTCGTGCTATGAGCTTGGAATTTTGTATAGCGATGGTGAAAATATTAAGCAGGATTATCATAAAAGTGTGAGTTATTATGAAAGTGCGTGCAATGCGGGGTATTTGCCAGCGTGCAATAATTTGGGTGTTTTATTTTTTCAAGGTTTTGGCGTGAGGCAGGATTACCAAAGAAGTTTAGAACTGTATGATATGTCTTGCCAGAGGGGCAATGCGGATGCGTGCAATAATTTAGGTGTGATGTTTGAAAATGGCTATGGAATAGAGAAAAAAGACCCCGTGCAAGCAGGGCTTTATTATACTGATGCTTGCATTGGCAAAAGTCCCAAAGGTTGCTACAATCTCGCAGTTTTAGCGATGGAGGGCAAAGGCGTGAAAAAAGACAAAAATATGGGGAAAGAATATTTTGGGCTTTCTTGCGACTTTGGCTATCAACTCGGTTGTGATAAATACAAACAGCTCAATCTCAAATAA
- a CDS encoding ribonuclease HII — translation MICGIDEAGRGCLCASLFVCGVLGEENTLKNLGIKDSKKLTQSARFAKAQALKELAQVGAIAYKLIEISAEEIDTLALGVCMQKALKEIISHFASFDFKTESKLFLFDGNTTFGLPREFVDSHASACISLQTLIKGDDKNLLIAAASILAKSAKDSQMIELDKIYPQYGFAKHKGYGTKAHIGAIEIFGLTPLHRKNFCKNLFTPTLL, via the coding sequence GTGATTTGTGGGATTGATGAGGCTGGGCGCGGATGTTTGTGCGCGAGCCTTTTTGTATGCGGGGTGCTAGGCGAGGAAAATACGTTAAAAAATCTTGGCATTAAGGATTCTAAAAAGCTCACGCAAAGCGCGCGTTTTGCTAAAGCACAAGCCTTGAAGGAACTCGCACAAGTTGGCGCAATTGCTTATAAACTCATAGAAATAAGCGCGGAAGAAATCGACACACTTGCCTTAGGTGTGTGTATGCAAAAGGCGCTAAAAGAGATTATAAGCCATTTTGCAAGTTTTGATTTTAAGACAGAATCCAAGCTCTTTCTTTTTGATGGAAACACGACTTTTGGGCTTCCTAGAGAGTTTGTAGATTCTCACGCAAGCGCGTGTATTTCACTGCAAACACTCATCAAAGGCGATGATAAAAATCTCCTTATCGCCGCTGCTTCAATCCTCGCAAAAAGCGCAAAAGATTCTCAAATGATTGAACTTGATAAAATTTATCCGCAATATGGCTTTGCCAAACACAAAGGCTATGGCACAAAAGCGCATATTGGCGCGATTGAGATATTTGGACTTACACCATTACATCGTAAAAATTTTTGTAAAAATCTTTTCACTCCAACGCTTCTATAA
- a CDS encoding LutB/LldF family L-lactate oxidation iron-sulfur protein, with protein MSATHNQSRGKELKQKYHEAINEGLNNKQLRTNLLNAMDTLRGNRKKLINACFTDWEGLRDKGKELKQKNLRHLDEILEAFEKNATRNGMKVHWACNAEQANEIIFNLMQERGITKILKGKSMASEEIHFNKFLESKGLQAIETDLGEVILQLLGETPVHIVAPAIHKNRYEIGELFHKKIPNAPLESEPEKLNDIARTYMRKEFEGFKMGLSGVNFGIANEGAIWLIENEGNGRMSTTAPDIHVAICGIEKVVESFEDAAILDTLLAPSAVGTPITCYNNIITSPRKEGELDGPKEVHIVLLDNNRSNMLQDSHYYRAMSCIRCGSCLNHCPVYDKIGGHAYLSTYPGPIGEVISPQLFGINTCSPMLDLCSLCGRCSEVCPVKIPLADLIRDLRSERVGQGRKNIIGNDGSTQNPTEISQMRQFAVIATSPSKWRFAMRVVGTFGFLGKFVAPYLPLIKNWVKYREFPQISGGLHAKVSKMQGVIYE; from the coding sequence ATGAGTGCTACACATAATCAGTCCAGAGGCAAAGAGCTTAAGCAAAAATACCACGAAGCCATTAATGAGGGGCTAAACAACAAGCAACTACGCACCAATTTGCTAAACGCAATGGATACTCTGCGCGGGAATCGCAAGAAGCTTATTAACGCGTGCTTTACCGACTGGGAGGGACTGCGCGATAAGGGCAAGGAGCTAAAACAAAAGAATCTACGCCATTTAGATGAAATCCTAGAAGCCTTTGAGAAAAACGCCACGCGCAATGGTATGAAAGTGCATTGGGCGTGCAATGCAGAGCAGGCAAATGAGATTATTTTCAACCTTATGCAAGAGCGCGGAATCACAAAGATTCTAAAAGGCAAATCAATGGCAAGCGAGGAGATTCACTTTAATAAATTTTTAGAATCTAAAGGCTTACAAGCGATTGAAACGGATTTAGGCGAGGTGATTTTACAGCTACTAGGCGAAACGCCCGTGCATATCGTTGCCCCAGCGATTCACAAAAACCGCTATGAAATCGGCGAACTTTTTCATAAAAAAATCCCAAATGCACCTTTAGAATCTGAACCTGAAAAGCTCAATGACATTGCGCGAACCTATATGCGCAAGGAGTTTGAGGGCTTTAAAATGGGGCTTAGTGGTGTAAATTTTGGAATCGCAAATGAGGGTGCAATATGGCTTATTGAAAATGAAGGAAATGGGCGTATGAGCACTACTGCACCGGATATCCATGTTGCAATTTGCGGGATTGAAAAGGTGGTGGAGAGCTTTGAAGATGCAGCGATTTTAGATACCTTGCTAGCACCTTCCGCAGTTGGCACGCCCATTACTTGCTACAATAATATCATTACTTCCCCGCGCAAAGAGGGCGAGCTTGATGGACCAAAAGAAGTGCATATCGTGCTACTTGACAATAATCGCTCAAATATGTTGCAAGATTCACACTATTATCGCGCGATGAGCTGTATCCGCTGTGGGAGCTGTCTCAATCACTGCCCGGTGTATGATAAAATTGGCGGACACGCGTATCTTAGCACCTATCCCGGACCTATTGGCGAGGTGATTAGCCCGCAACTTTTTGGAATCAATACCTGCTCGCCCATGCTTGATTTATGCTCGCTTTGTGGGCGTTGCTCGGAGGTTTGCCCGGTTAAAATTCCACTAGCAGATTTGATCCGCGATTTACGCAGTGAGCGCGTAGGACAAGGACGCAAAAATATCATAGGGAATGATGGCAGCACGCAAAATCCTACTGAAATTAGCCAGATGAGGCAATTTGCAGTCATAGCGACAAGTCCCAGTAAATGGCGCTTTGCGATGCGTGTAGTTGGAACTTTTGGATTCTTGGGTAAATTTGTCGCGCCGTATTTACCGCTTATCAAAAATTGGGTGAAATACCGCGAATTTCCACAAATTAGCGGTGGGCTACACGCAAAAGTTTCAAAAATGCAAGGGGTGATTTATGAATAA